One segment of Tamlana crocina DNA contains the following:
- a CDS encoding thioredoxin fold domain-containing protein — MKKTLLLFVVMGFISLNATAQQINWVSFDEALALQKKEPKKIMVDMYTNWCGPCKMLDKNTFQNPEVADYVNEHYYAVKFNAEGNAVVNYKDKSFTNPNYDPAKANRRNSAHELARYFQISAYPTIVFLDENADVIAPIRGYQTPPKLELYLKMFKKDDHKAIKSQEDFNAYYTAFKPEFKG, encoded by the coding sequence ATGAAAAAGACATTACTTTTATTCGTGGTTATGGGCTTTATAAGCTTAAATGCCACAGCACAGCAAATAAATTGGGTGAGTTTTGATGAAGCTTTGGCGCTTCAAAAAAAGGAGCCTAAAAAAATTATGGTCGATATGTACACCAACTGGTGCGGGCCATGTAAAATGTTGGATAAAAACACATTCCAGAATCCCGAAGTAGCCGACTATGTAAACGAACACTATTACGCCGTAAAATTCAACGCCGAGGGCAATGCCGTAGTGAATTACAAAGACAAATCATTCACTAACCCCAACTATGATCCGGCGAAAGCCAATAGGAGAAATTCGGCGCACGAATTGGCAAGGTATTTTCAAATCAGTGCTTATCCAACCATTGTATTTTTGGATGAAAATGCCGATGTTATTGCTCCAATTCGGGGATACCAAACCCCGCCAAAACTGGAACTTTATTTAAAAATGTTCAAAAAAGACGACCATAAGGCTATCAAATCACAAGAGGATTTTAATGCGTACTATACAGCTTTTAAACCAGAGTTTAAAGGTTGA
- a CDS encoding ComEC/Rec2 family competence protein: MKLLNFTIIKLTACLILGILIGYYFEASVFTSIVITSVLLAVLAAFFFIAQKQFVKTVWFGILAFLTMVSVGVLTNSLHHQKHFSNHYTHHISAENSIVNTSTFRIREVLKPNRFYQKYVIDILKIDDQNTSGKCLLSIPKDSLFSTLKVDAVFIAKTEFQDVYKPLNPHQFNYKNYLEKKYIYHQLTLNKEELFKVESTTHTLLGYADALCNHINKKLEKFEFEPDEIAIINALLLGQRQDISEEVYTSYANAGVIHILAVSGLHVGIILLILNWAFTPLQRFKHGKLIKTILLVALLWGFALIAGLSASVTRAVTMFSILTFAMNLKRPTNTYNTLAISLFFILLFKPLFIFDVGFQLSYLAVFAIVSIDPHLYSIWKPKYWLTDKLWHTLTVTISAQFGILPLSLYYFHQFPGLFFISNLIIVPGLGILLGLGILLIILAVLNILPQFFADLFGWIISLMNTVVDWVAQQESFLFQNIPFGIWHVLAFYILTIAVFKFIFKRNTSHLKYVLLGIVCVQVTFIYTAFNKPSNELVVFHKSRFSVLANTTNNKIVVAEDLDSISGIKINSVADYSVGNFIRNVETDTLRYVYSMNKKTLLLVDSLGIYNVKSFSPDYVLLRQSPKLNLNRLIDSLKPKQIIADGSNYKSDIERWEQVCKKRKLPFHHTGKNGAFIIKY, encoded by the coding sequence ATGAAACTCCTCAATTTCACTATAATCAAACTCACCGCTTGCCTTATTTTAGGCATTCTTATCGGTTATTATTTTGAGGCTTCTGTTTTTACTTCAATAGTTATAACTTCTGTTTTACTCGCGGTTTTAGCTGCCTTTTTTTTCATCGCCCAAAAACAGTTTGTTAAAACCGTTTGGTTTGGAATTTTGGCGTTTTTAACCATGGTTTCCGTAGGTGTTTTAACCAACAGCCTGCACCATCAAAAACATTTCAGCAACCATTACACCCATCATATTTCCGCGGAAAACAGCATTGTAAACACCTCCACCTTTAGGATTCGGGAAGTATTGAAACCCAACCGTTTTTACCAAAAATACGTTATCGATATTTTAAAGATTGACGACCAAAATACTTCTGGAAAATGCTTATTAAGCATTCCAAAGGATTCACTTTTTTCTACTTTAAAGGTCGATGCCGTTTTTATAGCCAAAACAGAGTTTCAGGATGTTTACAAACCTTTAAACCCACATCAATTCAACTATAAAAACTACCTCGAAAAAAAATACATTTATCATCAATTAACACTAAATAAAGAAGAACTTTTTAAGGTTGAATCCACAACGCACACGCTTTTGGGCTATGCCGATGCCCTTTGCAATCACATTAACAAAAAACTAGAAAAATTCGAATTCGAACCCGACGAGATAGCTATCATCAACGCCCTTTTACTCGGACAAAGACAGGATATTAGCGAGGAGGTGTATACCAGTTATGCCAATGCGGGTGTCATACATATTTTGGCAGTTTCCGGATTGCACGTTGGTATCATTCTATTGATTTTAAATTGGGCGTTTACCCCTCTACAACGTTTTAAACATGGCAAATTGATTAAAACCATATTGCTTGTCGCCCTACTATGGGGTTTTGCCCTTATCGCCGGACTATCGGCCTCTGTAACCCGTGCCGTTACCATGTTCAGTATCTTAACCTTTGCCATGAACCTGAAACGCCCCACAAACACTTATAACACCTTGGCCATTTCCTTGTTTTTTATATTGCTTTTTAAGCCTCTATTTATTTTTGATGTGGGATTTCAATTGAGCTATTTGGCCGTTTTTGCCATCGTTTCCATCGACCCGCATTTGTACAGCATTTGGAAACCCAAATATTGGTTAACCGATAAGCTATGGCACACTTTAACCGTAACCATTTCGGCGCAGTTTGGCATCCTTCCGTTAAGCCTGTATTATTTCCATCAATTTCCGGGGCTATTTTTCATTTCAAACTTAATTATTGTTCCAGGGTTAGGCATTCTTCTCGGTCTGGGTATCCTCCTCATTATATTGGCGGTGCTGAATATACTACCACAGTTCTTTGCCGATTTATTCGGATGGATAATCAGTTTGATGAACACCGTTGTTGATTGGGTGGCTCAACAGGAATCGTTTCTATTCCAAAACATCCCTTTTGGCATTTGGCACGTTTTGGCCTTTTATATTTTGACTATTGCCGTTTTTAAATTCATTTTCAAACGAAACACAAGCCATTTAAAATATGTTTTACTGGGCATAGTTTGTGTTCAAGTCACTTTTATTTACACGGCATTCAACAAACCTTCCAACGAACTCGTCGTTTTTCACAAAAGTAGATTCAGCGTTTTGGCAAACACCACAAATAATAAGATTGTGGTTGCCGAAGATTTAGATAGTATTTCAGGAATAAAAATCAATTCCGTTGCTGATTACTCCGTCGGGAACTTTATAAGAAACGTTGAAACAGACACACTTCGCTACGTTTATTCCATGAACAAAAAAACACTTTTGCTGGTAGACAGCTTAGGTATATACAACGTAAAAAGTTTTAGTCCAGATTACGTGCTATTGCGGCAATCGCCAAAACTAAACTTGAACCGATTGATTGATTCGTTAAAACCAAAACAAATTATTGCCGATGGCAGCAACTATAAAAGCGATATCGAGCGCTGGGAACAGGTCTGTAAAAAAAGAAAGCTCCCCTTTCACCACACGGGTAAAAACGGAGCTTTTATAATTAAGTATTGA
- a CDS encoding C40 family peptidase gives MVSRITLLILLIVSFSSCKSSKRTTSNGTGSTKIITKKSTDEPTVFNTENKNSVEPTTPEITYSNADHIIDYAKQFEGVRYKWGGTTEAGMDCSGLVYESFKTYDIILPRASKDMAKRGEKVALKDVLHGDLLFFKTGNRRNSINHVGLIVAIRNNDIEFIHSTSSKGVIISRLNESYWLNAFHEARRVL, from the coding sequence GTGGTGTCCCGAATCACTCTTTTAATCCTTTTAATAGTTAGCTTCAGTAGTTGCAAATCTTCTAAAAGAACGACAAGCAACGGTACCGGAAGCACAAAAATCATTACTAAAAAAAGCACGGACGAACCAACTGTTTTCAACACCGAAAACAAAAATTCGGTTGAACCTACCACTCCGGAAATCACCTACTCCAATGCCGACCACATTATCGATTATGCCAAACAATTTGAAGGCGTACGCTATAAATGGGGTGGCACCACCGAAGCCGGAATGGATTGCTCGGGGCTGGTTTACGAATCGTTTAAAACCTACGATATTATTTTGCCCCGCGCATCAAAAGATATGGCGAAACGTGGCGAAAAAGTCGCCTTAAAAGATGTCCTTCACGGCGATTTGCTCTTTTTTAAAACTGGAAATCGCCGAAACTCCATTAACCACGTAGGATTAATTGTTGCCATACGAAACAACGATATTGAATTTATACACTCCACAAGCAGCAAAGGGGTAATTATATCAAGATTGAACGAAAGTTATTGGCTTAATGCCTTTCACGAAGCGCGCCGAGTTTTGTAA
- the lpxB gene encoding lipid-A-disaccharide synthase — protein sequence MKYYIIAGEASGDLHGSNLMKALIKLDPEADIRFWGGDLMAQVGGTLVKHYKERAFMGFVEVITNLNKIFKDISFCKSDIETFNPDVIVFIDNSGFNLRIAKWAKAAGFKTNYYISPQVWASRASRVQAIKRDIDAMYVILPFVEPFYKKYNYNVTFVGHPLIDAIANREQVGEFKFREQYQLGNKPIIALLPGSRKQEITKMLSVMLSLVNQYPDYQFVIAGAPSQEFSFYQTFIKSTDVKFIDNKTYDLLSISTAALVTSGTATLETALFKAPQVVCYKGSAISYQIAKRIITLKFISLVNLVMDREVVTELIQNDFNKKRLKVELDKILDAENRKKIFLDYYELEKKLGGRGASEKTAKLIYESLKP from the coding sequence ATGAAATACTACATTATAGCAGGAGAAGCATCGGGCGATTTGCATGGCTCGAATCTTATGAAAGCTTTAATTAAGCTCGACCCTGAAGCCGATATCAGGTTTTGGGGCGGCGATTTAATGGCTCAAGTGGGCGGCACTCTAGTAAAACACTACAAAGAGCGGGCTTTTATGGGTTTTGTTGAAGTAATTACCAACCTCAACAAAATATTTAAGGACATTTCTTTTTGTAAAAGTGACATTGAAACTTTCAACCCAGACGTGATTGTTTTTATTGACAATTCCGGGTTCAACTTACGTATCGCGAAGTGGGCGAAGGCTGCTGGTTTTAAAACAAATTACTACATTTCGCCACAAGTTTGGGCCTCGCGTGCCAGCCGAGTACAAGCCATAAAACGAGACATCGATGCGATGTACGTTATCCTGCCGTTTGTGGAACCGTTTTATAAGAAATATAATTACAACGTGACGTTTGTAGGTCATCCTTTAATCGATGCCATTGCCAACCGTGAGCAAGTGGGCGAATTCAAATTTAGGGAACAGTACCAATTGGGCAACAAACCCATTATCGCCCTGTTACCCGGCAGCCGAAAACAGGAAATTACAAAAATGCTATCGGTTATGCTTAGTTTGGTGAACCAATACCCCGATTACCAATTCGTCATTGCCGGAGCGCCCAGCCAAGAATTCAGTTTTTATCAAACGTTTATAAAGTCCACCGATGTTAAATTCATCGACAACAAAACTTATGATTTGCTCAGTATTTCAACAGCAGCATTGGTCACCTCGGGCACAGCCACTTTAGAAACGGCTTTGTTTAAAGCCCCCCAAGTGGTGTGCTATAAAGGCAGTGCTATTTCGTACCAAATTGCAAAGCGTATAATAACCCTTAAGTTTATTTCGTTAGTGAATTTGGTTATGGATCGCGAAGTGGTTACCGAACTCATTCAAAACGATTTCAATAAAAAACGATTGAAAGTAGAATTGGATAAAATTTTGGATGCCGAAAACCGAAAGAAAATCTTTTTGGATTATTACGAATTGGAAAAAAAGTTGGGTGGTCGCGGTGCCAGTGAAAAAACAGCGAAATTAATTTACGAATCTTTAAAACCTTAG
- the surE gene encoding 5'/3'-nucleotidase SurE, which translates to MIKKPLILVTNDDGISAPGVRTLISIMNTIGDVVVVAPDSAQSGMGHAITLNSTLFAEEIHLDDGPQKEYSCSGTPADCVKIAIREILGRTPDLCVSGINHGSNSSINVIYSGTMSAAIEAGIEGIPAIGFSLLDYGWNANFEASKPYVKTIAQQVLKHGLPNGVVLNVNIPNVPKENIKGIKICRQAKANWVEEFDKRKTPQGKDYYWLTGKFVNLDGGEDTDEWALENGYISVVPSQFDLTAHHFIKELNSWELK; encoded by the coding sequence ATGATAAAAAAACCGCTTATTTTAGTAACAAACGACGACGGCATTAGTGCCCCGGGCGTACGAACCCTCATTAGCATCATGAACACCATTGGCGATGTAGTGGTTGTGGCTCCCGATAGCGCACAAAGCGGCATGGGCCATGCTATTACTTTAAATTCTACGCTTTTTGCAGAGGAAATCCATTTGGATGATGGCCCACAAAAAGAGTACAGTTGCTCTGGAACACCCGCCGATTGCGTAAAAATAGCCATCAGGGAAATTTTGGGCCGCACACCCGACCTTTGTGTTTCTGGTATTAATCATGGATCCAACTCGTCCATTAACGTCATTTATTCGGGTACGATGAGTGCGGCTATCGAAGCCGGTATTGAAGGTATTCCAGCTATTGGGTTTTCGCTGCTCGATTACGGTTGGAACGCCAATTTTGAAGCTTCAAAACCCTATGTAAAAACCATTGCACAACAGGTTTTAAAACACGGTTTGCCCAACGGTGTGGTGCTTAATGTGAACATCCCCAATGTTCCAAAAGAAAACATAAAAGGCATTAAAATTTGCAGGCAAGCCAAAGCCAATTGGGTGGAAGAATTCGACAAGCGAAAAACGCCGCAGGGCAAAGATTATTATTGGCTCACCGGAAAGTTTGTCAATTTGGATGGTGGCGAGGACACCGACGAATGGGCACTCGAAAACGGCTATATTTCGGTGGTGCCATCGCAGTTCGATTTAACGGCGCATCATTTTATCAAAGAGCTGAACTCTTGGGAATTAAAATAA
- a CDS encoding carboxy terminal-processing peptidase: MRNIMKRNYKVLLLLLLLAFASCSFTTKKFSNPDKDKLLVQIITFVLEQGHYDPMQFDDAFSEELFNDYIEVVDPVKRYFYESDYQDFEKFKLNIDDQLKATDITFFNVVHDRMVKRIAEAKEIYREVLSQPFDYTIDEEFDTDYDNSTFVKTKKEMKDRWRKQLKFSTLSNYDDLMKQEKQAKENDPSYVMKTEAEIEKEAREATLNSIDIYFNDSLDDLKREDWFAIYVNTIVEEFDPHTYYLAPRNKEDFDQRMSGKLEGIGARLQKRMDYIKVVELISGGPAWRSKELDVEDVILKVKQEDEEFPVSIVGMRISDAIKYIKGPKGTKVTLTIKKVDGTIKDITITRDVVELVETYAKSSIVEKEGQKFGVINLPAFYVDFKDYKNVNAAKDVKEEIERLKAEGMEGLVLDLRNNGGGSLPTVVDMAGLFIEDGPIVQVRSTGKAKEVLEDRDKSITWDGPLVILVNEISASASEIMAAAMQDYKRAIIIGSKQTYGKGTVQNVINLNNMLRNNTSGDLGALALTTQKYYRINGGSVQLEGVKSDVKVPGRFSFIEVGEKDKDNPLPYDEIDAATYKPWENYFDYDATVEKSKLRMANNAQLKLIEENAKWVKSKIDETVYSLNYKTYRAQIEANEAEAKKFDAISDYQNHLDFDSTSFEKQLFTQDTTDLKEKRERWHESLSQDVYIEEALNVLEDLKMAYPLKNMAATKANVKN; encoded by the coding sequence ATGAGAAATATTATGAAAAGGAATTACAAAGTGCTGCTGCTGTTACTGCTTTTAGCTTTCGCTTCTTGCAGTTTTACTACCAAAAAATTTAGCAATCCGGATAAAGACAAATTATTGGTTCAAATCATCACCTTTGTTTTAGAGCAGGGACATTACGACCCGATGCAATTTGACGATGCCTTTTCCGAGGAACTGTTCAACGATTACATTGAAGTGGTCGATCCGGTGAAGCGGTATTTTTACGAATCGGATTATCAGGATTTTGAAAAATTCAAACTGAATATTGACGACCAGTTAAAGGCAACCGATATCACCTTTTTTAACGTGGTTCACGACCGTATGGTGAAACGTATTGCTGAAGCCAAGGAGATTTACAGGGAAGTGTTGTCGCAACCTTTCGACTATACCATTGACGAAGAGTTCGACACCGATTATGATAACAGCACCTTTGTGAAAACTAAAAAGGAAATGAAGGATCGTTGGAGAAAGCAATTGAAATTTTCTACGCTTTCCAATTACGACGATTTGATGAAGCAGGAAAAACAAGCCAAGGAAAATGACCCGAGCTATGTTATGAAAACCGAGGCTGAAATAGAAAAGGAAGCTAGAGAGGCCACGTTAAACTCCATCGATATTTACTTTAACGATAGTTTGGATGATTTAAAACGCGAAGACTGGTTTGCCATATATGTAAACACCATTGTGGAAGAGTTCGATCCGCACACCTACTATTTGGCGCCGAGAAATAAAGAGGATTTCGATCAGCGTATGTCCGGAAAATTGGAAGGAATTGGAGCCAGACTGCAAAAACGTATGGATTACATAAAGGTAGTGGAACTGATTTCTGGCGGACCAGCTTGGAGAAGCAAGGAACTTGATGTGGAAGATGTCATCTTAAAAGTAAAGCAGGAGGACGAAGAGTTTCCGGTGAGCATTGTAGGGATGCGCATTAGCGATGCCATTAAATACATAAAAGGCCCGAAAGGCACCAAAGTGACGCTAACGATTAAAAAAGTAGACGGCACTATAAAGGACATCACCATTACCCGCGATGTGGTAGAATTGGTAGAAACTTATGCCAAATCCTCAATCGTTGAAAAAGAAGGCCAAAAGTTTGGAGTGATCAATCTACCTGCTTTTTATGTTGATTTTAAAGATTACAAAAACGTTAATGCCGCCAAAGATGTTAAGGAAGAAATTGAAAGATTGAAGGCTGAAGGCATGGAAGGTTTGGTGCTGGATTTAAGAAACAATGGTGGTGGTTCGCTGCCAACGGTGGTCGATATGGCCGGGTTGTTTATTGAAGACGGTCCTATTGTGCAAGTACGCTCAACGGGCAAAGCCAAAGAAGTGTTGGAAGACCGCGATAAGTCCATAACTTGGGACGGACCATTGGTGATTTTGGTAAACGAAATATCAGCTTCAGCTTCCGAAATTATGGCCGCTGCCATGCAGGATTACAAGCGTGCTATCATTATCGGTAGCAAGCAAACCTACGGAAAAGGCACGGTTCAAAACGTAATCAATTTGAACAATATGCTGCGTAACAATACCAGTGGCGATTTAGGTGCTTTGGCACTGACTACCCAAAAATATTATAGAATCAACGGTGGTTCTGTGCAGTTGGAAGGTGTGAAAAGTGATGTTAAAGTGCCGGGGCGTTTCAGTTTTATTGAAGTGGGAGAGAAGGATAAGGACAATCCGTTGCCGTACGATGAAATTGATGCAGCCACTTACAAGCCTTGGGAAAATTATTTCGATTACGATGCCACGGTTGAAAAGAGCAAATTGCGTATGGCAAACAATGCCCAGTTAAAGCTTATTGAAGAAAACGCCAAATGGGTGAAAAGTAAAATTGACGAAACTGTATATTCGTTAAATTACAAAACTTACAGGGCGCAAATTGAAGCCAATGAAGCGGAAGCAAAAAAGTTTGATGCCATTTCAGATTACCAAAACCATTTGGACTTTGATTCTACCAGTTTTGAAAAACAATTGTTCACGCAAGATACTACCGATTTAAAGGAAAAACGTGAGCGCTGGCACGAAAGCTTGAGCCAAGATGTTTATATCGAGGAAGCGTTAAACGTACTAGAGGATTTAAAAATGGCTTACCCGCTTAAAAATATGGCGGCCACAAAAGCCAACGTAAAAAATTAA
- a CDS encoding ABC transporter permease yields MGQSNSLKHLALQKFKRNFWGVFSFFFIILVGFISVFAYVFAPDDSQYANQMHLSIHSQKPGFAVTILTIPSKLEGEQSRFDKMFFGKKKASNEIPISDYSIENETLTYTEYAADGLEGAEKTIELSAFPNQDAVAFIAEKNFLFGTDKYGRDLLSRVLVGARISFFIGFVAVFISLVIGILMGSLAGYFGGKVDAVIMWVINVTWSIPTLLLVIAITLALGKGFWQVFIAVGLTMWVEVARVVRGQIISTKEMQYVTAARALGYTDFRIITKHILPNIMAPVIVISAANFAAAILIESGLSFLGIGAQPPMASWGAMIKDHYNYIILGKPYLAIIPGLCIMSLVMAFMLIGNALRDALDVKG; encoded by the coding sequence ATGGGTCAATCCAATTCGTTGAAACACTTAGCGCTCCAAAAGTTTAAAAGGAACTTTTGGGGCGTTTTTAGTTTCTTTTTTATCATTTTAGTGGGGTTTATTTCGGTGTTTGCTTATGTATTCGCGCCCGACGATTCGCAGTATGCCAACCAAATGCACCTATCCATCCATTCCCAAAAACCGGGGTTTGCGGTAACCATTTTGACCATTCCGTCAAAGTTGGAAGGCGAGCAGTCGCGGTTCGATAAAATGTTCTTCGGAAAGAAAAAAGCCTCTAACGAAATTCCTATTTCAGATTATAGTATTGAAAACGAAACATTAACCTATACCGAATATGCTGCCGACGGCTTGGAAGGAGCCGAAAAAACCATTGAATTATCCGCTTTTCCAAATCAGGATGCTGTGGCTTTTATAGCCGAAAAAAACTTTTTGTTTGGTACCGATAAATACGGTCGCGATTTGTTGAGTCGGGTGTTGGTGGGTGCCAGAATATCTTTTTTTATTGGTTTTGTGGCGGTGTTTATTTCGTTGGTCATTGGTATTTTAATGGGGAGTTTGGCGGGTTATTTCGGCGGAAAAGTAGATGCTGTTATCATGTGGGTTATCAATGTTACTTGGTCTATTCCAACCTTGCTTTTGGTGATAGCCATTACTTTGGCTTTGGGCAAAGGTTTTTGGCAGGTGTTTATTGCTGTGGGGTTGACCATGTGGGTGGAGGTAGCCCGTGTGGTACGCGGACAAATAATTAGTACCAAGGAAATGCAGTATGTAACCGCAGCCCGTGCTTTGGGCTATACCGATTTTAGAATCATCACCAAACATATTTTGCCCAATATCATGGCACCTGTTATTGTCATTTCGGCAGCCAATTTTGCAGCCGCCATTTTAATTGAAAGCGGACTCAGCTTTTTAGGTATTGGTGCCCAACCGCCTATGGCTAGTTGGGGCGCGATGATTAAAGATCACTACAACTATATTATTTTAGGAAAACCCTATTTGGCCATCATCCCCGGTCTGTGCATTATGAGTTTGGTAATGGCTTTTATGCTTATTGGTAATGCACTTCGCGATGCTTTGGATGTAAAAGGGTAA
- a CDS encoding alpha/beta hydrolase — MTLSTVHGQDNHTSCATNRYTTNLFTNVSVSANVLYGNNSTVGDIDQNLYMDIYSPEGDTAVSRPLIVLAHGGSFVTGTRTDIADLCTFYAKRGFVAASIDYRLYDGVFPPPDEMMAGLDQMYKGVCDMKAAIRFFREDISNTNAYKIDSKHIYAGGFSAGAIIANHVGYLDSDDIIPELVLNIISNNGGFEGNSSSNTEYSSEVNGIISFSGAILDTNLMENNDTPIFSVHEDNDPIVPFNSGLLSFANFNIVEADGSSLIHAKANSLSITNQLRTVNSNEHGGYLDTPTEKEEILDRSTVFLNSLICSSTLNSTSKTKKAIKLIQDLNANSFKIYDEFNRNFNLHLYHLNGSKILTHRNFKANQDTIECKFPKGVYIILLENNDTLHPLKLLLI; from the coding sequence ATGACTTTAAGCACAGTACACGGACAAGACAATCACACAAGCTGTGCAACTAATAGATACACCACAAATTTATTTACTAACGTTTCAGTTTCAGCAAACGTTCTTTATGGAAACAATAGCACCGTTGGCGACATAGACCAAAATCTCTATATGGACATCTATTCACCCGAAGGCGACACGGCTGTATCTAGGCCACTAATCGTCCTTGCCCATGGTGGTTCCTTTGTTACAGGCACTCGAACAGATATTGCCGACTTATGTACTTTTTATGCCAAACGTGGCTTTGTTGCAGCATCTATTGATTACAGACTTTATGATGGTGTTTTTCCTCCTCCTGATGAAATGATGGCCGGACTAGACCAAATGTACAAAGGAGTGTGCGATATGAAGGCTGCAATAAGGTTTTTCAGGGAAGACATTTCAAATACCAATGCATACAAAATTGACTCAAAGCACATATACGCTGGAGGATTTTCAGCGGGTGCAATAATTGCTAACCACGTGGGATATCTTGATTCTGATGACATTATACCCGAGTTAGTTTTGAATATCATATCGAATAATGGAGGTTTTGAAGGAAATAGCAGCAGTAACACAGAATACAGTTCAGAAGTGAATGGTATCATTAGTTTTTCTGGTGCCATCCTTGACACCAACCTAATGGAAAACAACGATACTCCTATCTTTTCTGTTCATGAAGATAACGACCCAATAGTCCCTTTTAACAGCGGGCTACTTTCATTTGCCAATTTTAATATCGTAGAAGCCGATGGAAGTAGTTTGATACACGCAAAAGCCAACAGTTTATCAATTACAAACCAACTGCGCACGGTAAACAGTAATGAACACGGGGGGTATCTCGACACCCCCACTGAAAAGGAAGAAATTCTAGACCGTTCCACAGTTTTTTTAAATAGCCTGATATGTTCAAGCACTCTAAATTCCACCTCTAAAACCAAAAAAGCAATAAAGTTAATCCAAGACCTTAACGCCAATAGCTTTAAAATTTACGATGAATTTAATAGAAATTTCAACCTACATTTGTATCATTTAAATGGAAGTAAAATTTTAACTCATCGAAATTTCAAAGCCAATCAAGATACAATTGAATGTAAATTCCCAAAAGGAGTTTATATAATCCTACTAGAAAACAACGATACTCTACACCCCCTGAAGTTACTCTTAATTTAA